In Ananas comosus cultivar F153 linkage group 7, ASM154086v1, whole genome shotgun sequence, the sequence AGTTGTACGGATCACTGCCATTTCTCTCATTCTATGTCAGCTTCTCCCACGTCAAACTTCAAAGCACCAGCTCAATTATTGCACCAATTCTcaaaatgataataattaattaaatgcaGTACTACCGTGGTTCTTTCGCAATAATTACTACTTGGCCCAGAAAGCTATAAAGCAAAAACTTTGCCATCtcaattaattaactttgaTTCACAAAATAGTTCCTACATATCATTTTCTTCTTAAATCTAAGATTGTGTACTCTAAGTCACACCTTACTATATTTCAATGGCGTAACATTAGTGAATCACCTTTAATAAAGATAGATTAGATACATagaatctaattaaatttaatgagtGACTAATGATAAGATCTAATAAACTTTATTATTGATATCAAAATTAGCTCCATATTTGCTCTTCATAGAGGACAAGATTAGTAGCTTTCTCTCTCATTTGAAATTCaattgctatttttattttcattctggTCTCTATGTCAATGAAATTCTAAACACTATCATCAATTTACATGCATGAATTATGTTGCAattagtacttttttttttacaaaaataatgataaatttgAACAATCAGTTGCTGCTTAATTTACAGTGGGCGCATTTTCCACATATCCATTTTGGGCTAACCCTTGATAGCAAAAAGCAAGTAAAGCTGGATGACACCATTGCTACACCAGCACCGCAAAAGGCGAAGGGTTTCTATTGAGATGATTATAATTAGCTGCACCTCAATGCTCTATCTTGTGTactaaactatatattattGAACTTGTTGCCAACAAGTCAAAAGTAGGAAATCGATCCTAATTCTGAAGCATTATGCCACTGCCTTTATTTCAGATTCATATTATGGAACAGTGGAAATATTAATTAGTAAGTccatgtgatatatatatatatatatatatatatatatatacaggacCAATGTACAATGGATCGGCTTCAATTGTACGCTCGCTTCGACCTCCTTTTCCAAGGTGAGACATTTTATGACCTTGTAATAACTAATAAGATGTACAATGCATTGCCTTGTAttaattgttgttgttgtatgtgtgggtatatatgtatattagtaAACAGCTGCGTGCCTTTTGATACAAATTATACATGCACGTGCGTTTCAAATTCATTAaaccaaataaatttaatttagtcaGTTATTAGTATCTAGATTTATCTATATGTCAATGGTAAAAATGACTCATTTATCATATAGTGCTCATGAAAAAGCATGGACTTTAAAGGAAATTAATTAGACTTGCAATCTAGTGAAATTTGAGATTACGAATATGAAGAcgtggacttaaattaaatgagtgaaaataaataaattaagactAGAAGCCTAGCTAGTGGGGTTGGATCTCACAACCTTCTATTATAATAtcatgtaaaattatatatagtttattggGAAAATTTAAGCTGCTTGTTCTCAACAGTATCCAACACATTTTACGTACATTACTTTCATCTTCAAGTTCTCATAATAACAATATGAATAAGCATCATCAGTGCATTATATATACCTGTGGTAGTATAAGTTCAAAGTTCTCACTAGAGAACATGACACTGGGGCAAGTGGAAGagcaaaatatacatataagCACTTTGGAACGAATCTTTTCTACTGCAATTAGAAAGATTAAGTTCATAATTTCCAACATATGAAACATTTTAACCATGccaagaacttttttttttttaaagtaaaaaactgACTTTAACAATGGGCTATTTTGAGTTGCTacccaactttttaaaatttgattatactacccagtaatttaatttgaaattaatttcaattagTTAACAGTACTTtggctttaaaatttaaactaattatttattttaataaatttataattattaaactatatgaaatatattaacaaaatctgtaaagataaacaacgcattcaaactttaaaattaaaatatcattaactgattcaaatcaaataaattaaaatgttggataataaaattaaaattataaaaaattagataatgaaGTCAAAATTGTGCATAGCTTTAAGTTTTTAAGAGTAATTATTTGTCCGTTTATGCGtctttaagagagagagagagagagagagagagagagagagagagagagagagagttactgGATGGAATGATACATgtgaaagatatatataatgtgaTGTCGAATAGTAATTGACTGGAACCTGCTGGGAAAGGTGCATGTCAACAATCAACAATAAATACGAAGATCATACATTACCTTATatcacacgcacacacacaaatgtatgtgtgtgtgtgtgtgtgtgtgtgtgcgtgtgtgtgtgtgtgtgtgtgagagagagagagagagagagagagagagagagagagaaagagagagagagagacatgtGGGTGGCCATGAAGTGTCACTTTCAATAGCGATTCAGAATGTGTAAGACGTACGCTAGCTGCGGCATCCACAAGATGCCAAACCACTCTCCCGAGGCCCTCCCTCTCCATTAAATTATTCTACTAtgcactcttctttttttttatttctttctttcttccttcctttctttctttctttatttttacaaaattattatgaaaatttgttCAACCTTACTTAGTTGTTTGGCTTATTGCATTCGCCTCACATTTTAACTATAGAAAATGCCACATGTACAcccaaatatataaataaaaaaaatctaacctTTCTTAAATTCTAGGGttcacaaaatttaaaaaaaatcttcagctaaaaaaattgataaggcTAATATGAGAACCTTGGATGAATGTAGTGTAAAATGTATGTGTAGCATTGCCTTTTAGTTATGgtcatcattaaaaaaaaaattatttgataaatagAAAAGTTCATAGTTATATATATGGGAAAATAAAGACTAGAATTGGAGCCCCAAAAGGCATTAATTCTCTAACTTGTTCTCTTTGATCAATTTGTtgcaataacaacaacaaaaaataaaaaagaattgttGAAGGTagttcatcatatatatatatatatatatatatatatatatataaaattgaggtagaatacttctaaaagcaccaaGGATTTGTGGTCTTTTGATGGACTTGTTGTATTggctaggatgatagtagtccacTTGGATTGAGTGGTGGTAGatgaaatagtatttgattcaaGGAATAGATTtaagggctagaaacctaaaaGTACCAATGGGTTGATACTTTTAGATGTactctagctcaactctctgtctatatatatgtatacagaGTCTGgctggtacttttaaaagcaccaagcacttcgTGCTTGTgtgttttttgccgttagatctaaccatttaatcatttccacccattagatcatactattcaatcaaccacctactcaactctaggggaattactattatcctaaccgcacatcccttaatccaaggtcCAAACACCGTACTTTTAAAAGTGtagaagctcaattctatacatatatacattatCATTctgaaattattattaaaataatactttGTCAAATAACATTATACTCTCTAGCAGGTCCAAATAGCTAGGTACCGTAAGTATCAATTTAGCCTATGCTCTATTTTTGCTTTAAGTTATATACATTTGTCTTCAATAAAGCATTTGACAaacttaaaaacttaaataaaaaataaaagctttttaaaaatttgaagcttctacatTCTAACACAGAAAATTTAAATCTACTTGGATAAATATAATCGTCAAACATAAAACCTTCATGAAACATTCAACTTTGAGACAGGCCAAGATTCTGTGTGGGGCCCATCGACGATTTGCATGCTGCACCGAGGGCGAGATTCGAATAGTGAAGGAGCTCAAGGGTGTAGATGCAAAACAACAAgcgtaaaaaaaataatgaaaaaccAAAGGGCTTTTCTGAAAAAAGGGCACGAATCGGATCGTGGTGTTCCGGTTTTGGCGGGAACCGAGTTACGGCGAAACCGAACACGGCCACCCACCTGTTTCGCCACCAAACTCGCGCGCTCTCCAACGGCCCCTCGGTGGGACCCACGTCGACAGCGACGTGTCCACGCGTCACACCGAGAAGAGCGTCCGTGCACCCGGTCCACCACGTCACTCAACAATCAGACCGTATATTTTTAGCTGTACAGTTTAGATGTAATATTTTTCTCTatacaagatctatatttcgaAGGTTATTATAGGCATATAATCCGCACGAGaaatagtaattaaaattacagTAGTAAAAAAACAGTTAAGTATAACTTAAAGTTTAAAACTCTAGATTGCCcgcaattttttatccaaaatatttatttgacgacaaaaaaaaataaaaattttaaagtattttttttaggctttcaatttttttttaaaaaaaaaattgtcatcaATCACTTGGTATGGTGCATTATAAACTATTCAATCctaattaacaataaaaaaatattatatcaacaatattaaattatataaaattaatgtttcaaaaaataaaaatgacaatAACGATATTAAAACGAGGCCTAACCTTTTAAAGTAACTATGCATACGAAGGTTTCTTTCTATAAAAAAAGAGTGGtaagaaatataaagtaattagacatcaaacttataatttttaatattaattattaaatttttagctaaTTATATTGGGTATGGTCAGTGGCTCATGCTATTATAGTTTCCAATCAAATCTGTCACGCTCCGATTCCACAGCGGAAGCCCACAGGAGCGTCAACAGACCTGCCGAACGGGTAATATTTTTTCTGTTCGAACGAAGCATCAACACAACACAAGACAACAATAGCAAAGCAATACCAGATATCAcaactaaaattttttcaagTCACAAGAACAAGAATAAAATCAGTAGATATACGAGCGACATGTATTAGAGCACTATAAATCAAACCGATTCAGAAATAGTATAAAGCAACTCGCTATCTAGTAGTCCTCTATAAAATATGCATACTGATAAGAGATGCTATTTATTGTGTGATTTTCTTATCTCTGACAGCAGATGATGCATctgtctttgaaaaaaaaaatcatcaaaagaCGTGAGAATTAGTAAATTACAGTTACCAGTGATTTTTTCTGCCTCCTAATCTTGCATTCATAGGTGGGTGAGTACGTACACGGCAGCCGATAAAGTATGTGTAGTGTTTTGCGTCTTTAATCTCAGGACAGTTGCCAGCTTGGATCTGCAGCATTTAGTGTTCAGGTCAGGTAAATGCCGTGAGATCGCATAGTccaaagtttctttttttaaaaaaaaaaaactttttggaGTTTACGCATAGGTTCCTGCAACGAACCTGgtaaaaagagaaattgaaaacaaagaagcaaaaaattaattcatgacCTCTTAAAATTAACCAGACTAACAGATTATCCCAAACATTCAtgtagcaaatttttttttttttttgattaaacagggatataccctatttcaACAAGAGATCAGGAGTACATGGGTCAGAAGAGGGAGGACAGAGAAGTACAATAGGTAGTATACTAGTAAGCTATAGAGAAAACACTCATCCGAGTTAAAGATAGTAGCGGGCTAACTTAGCACCCTAACGCAGAGACCCATTGCTTGATCGTGTCGTTGATTGCTCTTGCCAGTATTTCGCTTCGTTGTGACTTGTTGTCGAAAAGTCTTCTGTTGCGTTCTTTCCATAACTCCCAACATCCCGCTGCGACGTAAAGATCGAAGTTCTTCTTGAATTCCCCTGTTAATAGGAGTCTCGAGCTGCACCAACGAACCGCTATTCCTCCTGGAGAGTTGGATAGCCGATGATAAGCTGTCGGAGCAGAATGTAGCAACCGAATCCACATAGAGTTGGAATAGCTGCAGTCTAATATAAGATGCTCCATAGTTTCAGAATCAGAATTACAAAGCACGCAAAGGGAGGCTGTCAACATCTTCGATTTAACCGTCAgccataaaaaatttttgacTCTAATAGGTATTTTTAGTATCCATAGAAAAGGGATAAGGCCGTTACTGATTCCATCAAAAATCAAGAAAGAGTACGCGCTTATGTAGCAAATTTTCATAGCAAATTTTTTATGAGCGCCTCATTAATCATGAGATGATGAATAATCAAGAGAGCATAGTTTTGATGACTAAAACTTTAATCTAAATAtcacattcaaaaaaaaaaaaaattcatttaacTTACAGACCGGCCGGTCGTTTCATGATTTATAACATTTGAAGAATCCGCCGTATTTTCTATTTGATAGATCCAAATCTTTCTCAATAcaatttttaagattttagtatttttatagTTGGTGGGAGAAATGAATAGTCAATtaacaataatataaaaatctcAATCAACGTCCCAATTCAAGTAGCACACaattccaaattccaaattcCAAATATCATAAACCATCAAAATGAATAACTTGTGATGGAAACCCTAATTAGCCCATTTAATGGTAACTTTTCTGTCACCTAATCTAGCTGACGTTTCATGGTCACCTGCTGGGGGGAATCCCAAACGTCATATCGtctcctctgctgctgctgctgctgctgctgctgctgaattTATTACGCACCCCACACAACCCAACCGACCCGACAAAATCCCAGGctcatttttaatttctatccaaaaattttaatttttttctccagatttttttaaaataaatttaaattttaagattaaaaaatattcaacgATATGTTTGATGAAGATAGAATTAATACATGACATTTAAAACACGTCGCAATAAATCGAAGGCTCTTTCCACTCAAATTTTATCATAAGAatacattaataaataaatctgCATGAAGAGATTGCTAGCTCACTACTGTTTGGGTGTCCGTGTGTCGTTTGCACGGTACATAAACCTGTGGGGACATTAAAATGCATAATAAATatcaaaacaaaaatactattatattaGCTTAAATGCAGAGAGTATTATAAACCCATTCTGAATGTACTGGGACcgtatctctctcaaaaaaaaacacattagTTAGAAGGCATTAGAAGGTATCAATAATGATATATCTgtcaaattatatattgatattCTAATAGTAAGGCATCCCACAAGAAACCAAATATTATGGGTTCGAATTTCAACACGAGGATCCTAAATTGGATCGTATGAAACCAAACTCCCAATTCTCATGAATAAGATAAGGTAATATCTTCTTACCATTTTAGTCACATAGTAACAAAAGCATTTTAATTGGATGACCAATACAATTCACAAGAATAGTGATTCAATTCAAAGATGAAGGGTAAACTTTATATAATAACCAAAAAGAaacttataataattaaaaaagaaaaaataccaCATCAACATATGTAAAaagttatataaatttatatgtggACTGCTTCGTTACTTCTTCCTCTCTTATTTGTGTAATGTCACGACAATGTCAATCTCAACAATGTAAAGCTGCTAATACTGGGGGAACAAAAAATACAAGTCATCCAGTATTATATCTGAGAAATACAATAGCAAAGCATAAAACTCAACTGAATCATAAAAACAAAATCCTCGCGTTATTGCTTATGTAAGTTTGCCCctgaaaatacatataacacCAGAAATTCATCGCCCCTTTTTATGCATAAAAACATACAATCACGGTTAACCATCTAACATGGAGGATTCAGATAAAAGAGCAAACGTAAGGCATGTAGAACAGAAATGGCATAAGTATAATGCGATGCTGCTTAAAAAACTGCATACGTTTCTATGGTACGGCTAAAATAGCAATATGCAACGACAACATAGGTGCCAGTCCCCTGTCACACCACAAAACGGGATAACTCCACAATCACTGCAGCTACATCAAAACTGGAATATTATAGTCCAGAGGCAAGCAGTTAAAAGCACAGATCAAATGGCATTCTATCACCTAGAACAGCAAATTCACCTGCGCGTGAGAAAACTCTACAGCATTGACAGTAAGAGGGGAAAATATATGCTCACTACTTAGCCTGCAAATATTTGGGTGCACACAAAGTAATGATGTGTACCTCGTAATgtctttcaaaataattttaatgagtCGCCTTTATGCATGTGATAGCTAGCAAACGGTTTAGCTTTCAAACTTCAAAATGGCACATAATAAGAAATCAGCTACAAAAAGCTAAACCTTCTAGAGGCTGCCATGTGTACAAATCTAACTCGAAATTATCATTCTGAAGGATATTCCAAGGTACAAAAAGTATTACCACTGCTCACAAAAACAACTTGAGCCATCCTTGGTTGGAGATACGTACCTTATCTTTTCCTCAATTTATCTCGTCTAACTTTGATGATTCTCCGACCTGACTTATCGCCACCTCCGGTTCCCAAGGAGAAGCTGCTCCCTCCCGGAGAAACCCCTAGACCACCCGCATCTTGAAATGGCAATGGGTTCTGGGCAACTGAACTCTGCTGACTGCTGAATTGAAAGACGGGCAATCCAACAGAGGAGGTAGTGGGAGTATCAAATGCCAGAGGAGCAGGTGAAACACCCGGTTGGCCAAACACAGAAACTGCATCCTGCTTAGGGCTATCATCAGCCATCCTGTCCTCTACATTCATCTGATCACTTGCAGGAGATCCTGAACTTGAAGGAAGCAAAGGGATCGTACTGCTAGCTGAAGTGAATGGAAAGACTGTAGGTAAGGATGAGTTGGATGAAAAAGGTGAACTGCTTGAAGCAGTTGATGGTGTGAATGTGAACCCAGTAGCTGAGGGTGCGATAGAACTGGAATTAGTGTTGAAAATGGCTGGTGCGGATGGCATTGAAATCGAGCTGAACAAATTTGTGCTCATATTTGGTGCAGAGGAAGAGTTGGTGCCAGAGCTGGAAGAAGCAGGAGCAAGTGAGGAAGAAAAGCTAAAGCCGGAGTTAAGAAGCCCAGATGCTGTGGATGCTGAGCCCAATGGGGCAGAAAATTGACTTGCTGAGATTTGTGGTAACTGTAGAACTCCACTTCCGGATTGAGCTGGCTGAGTCATTAAAGCAAAAGCTGTTTGAGAACTATTATTAGCAAAAGAACTTGAGCCAGTAGATTGTGCAGGAGCACTGTAACCGAAAATGCTGTTTTCTGTACTTGAAAAGGTGAATGATGGTGCAATAGCAGATTGAGAGCTGGATGTGCTTGTAAAGAGAGTTGACACAGCTGGAGCACTTGAAATAATAGATGGTGCTGTCGAGGAAGAACCATTTTCCAAGCTTGATAATACAGTGCTGCCACTGTTTGAGGGTGCAGATGCACCCAGAGTTGAGCCAGCATCTACAGCAAAGGCTAGTGGTGAAGTAGCTGTTTGAGAAGCCATAGAAGTACTAGAGCCAAAATGAAACGAGGGATTTGCAGAAAATAAGGGAGCTGCAAGAGAGGCTGACAGACTGGTGGGAGTGGTAGAGGTCATTGTGCTGGCGGAGAAAACCAACTTGGGAGGTTCCGGATTAGGTGACCCAACAGGGAATAAAGACACAGTTAAGTTTGATGATGAATGCAAGGAACCATTGCTTAAGTTTGGAGTGGCAGAAGCACCAAAAGCAAAAACAGGAGGGTTGTTTGATGTCAATACTCCTGAAGAAATAGCATTTTCAGATGATTTTGAATGATCAATTGTTGATATTCCTGACGAGACGGcagtatttgatgattttgatgGATCATTTGTTGGTTCTGCACCACTGCATCAgagaaaaaccaaaaattttaaaagatcacAAGATTCCACAAGAGCATTTGGGAGATAGCGAAGAAACAGAAATGGAGCTAAATCCCATCAATGATCAACAAGAACAAATAGAGCTCAAATTCAAGATTCACGAATGCAAAAGAACTATCATATCGTAAAGTGCTGATCTAATGGAGTTCTTTTACAGGAAGTGCAAGATCATTCATACAGCCATTTTTCACGAGAAAGAACTTCATTTTGACAGCAACAGCCACGTTGCATTGCAAAGACCTACTTATAAAGAATTGATTTGAGATGATCAGGGATTGCCTCGCCTGACAGTTGCTgctaaaaagggaaaaaaatcggcaaaagaaaaggttttctGGCACAAAGGAAACTGGTTCCTTCAActtcaaatatataattattttcataAGTAACATCATATAACAGAGAACAAACAAAGAACACAGAGATTAAATAAAGGCCTTTATGTTTTGTTACTCAAGAGTAATGCTAATGATCAAGAACCCTTGAAAGATGGAAAGAGAACTTTAAAACTTCTATATCTAAACTAAACATCTCAAATTGAAATTAGATACCTATTGCCACAATGGAGCCAAATGAATCAATGCTAAACTAAGCTATTAAAGCTGAAATATTACTTCATCAAGTTGATGTACGAAGTCATAATTTTCAGAAAACGAAGATTTACAAgtgaaaagattaaaatatcCTCACTAAGCAACTTCTGACTTAATGAGCATTTTTAATGAATATGATGAAACTACACTGACGATACAAATATGGTCCTCACCTCACAATATCTTTTACTAGAGCAGTTGCCGTTGACAACATAGGTGTATGAGATTCCTTGCAGCCAAAGGTAAATGTGGGAGCATGAGCACGAGTTTGTTCCTTCTTTGTAGGTGATGTATCAGGCAAAGGTACTGTACCTAATTGAGGTGGCGGAGTGCTATTAGCTGGTCCAAAAGAGAATGTAAAGCCAGTACTATTATTAGAAAAGGGAGGTATTGCTGCCATTTTATCTGTATTACTGGAAACATTGAAGCTAGATGAAGGCCCACTTTCCAAAGAAGATATCAGAGGTCTATCACCATCTCTTTCACGATTCTCAGCCTTGTCAAGCTCCACAAAATCCTTAAAAATAATGAGAAGAATCGAATTCAGTCTAAAAGAAAATTGTTCTCAGTAACTTAATTAGCGACCATATCTATTCAGAAGCTTCTAATTTCTTAAGTATACAGTGTTATAATAATACCTCAGGTGCAATCATCCGAAATCCTTGCTTCTCTCGTAGAGGAACAGGAACAGAGTCTGAAAAGACATCAAAAGCAGACTTGCCAGATGTGGTAGTTGAGACAGATTTAACAATCTCCTTGATGCTATTGCTTCCATATGGTAATTTAACTCCTGATGTAGAAGGTTTCGCAAGATCCTCTTCTATGACTTGCTTTTGAGATAGAGCATTTCTTGTGACAGGAGAGCTATTGGTAGTAACTTCCCAATTACTAGCTTGTCCTACCTTGAATGGTGATTTGTCTCTGGTAATGCACTCTGTTTCAGATTGTTTATCCTTTGGTGAAGGCATTAGTTTATCGAGTTGGTTCAGTATTTTCATGGCCATCTTAGTCGACTGAGGAGCAATAGGAGTAACACTATCGTTATATACTTCATCTTCATATTCCTTGTTCTTTCCTTTCATTGTACTATAATTCAGATTATCCAGGCCAAAAGGCTTTGGAAGTGATGCAGAACATTGGATAACATCCTCGTCACTTGTGCTTGTGCTAATAAGAAGATTTCCATGATGGCTAGGGCGCGATTCCCTTGAAGGAGATAACATGTTAGACTTATGTCTTATCCTGCGTATGGAACTAATGGAACCAATTTCGCTATCCAAGACAGAACTTATTCGTTTCAAGACCTGCCAGATGATATTAGAAGCTACAGTTACAAGATGCTTGACTAATCAGCAAAAAGAATTAACGAAATATGACGTTTCAAATACTCCACACTCACTGTTACGAGAAATTCACTCGTAGAAGGATGAAAGTTATTTGCCTATATCAATGGACCAACAATTGGTTTACCACTACATTGTTGGAATTTAAGATGCATCCagtggaaagaaaaaaaatgcatggaCTGTCTGGTAATGCATACCACTATATTCAGATAACATGACTAAGTCTGTTATTGTCGCAAGAAAACATACATACAGTGTGTGTAcataaattttaatgctatatataaGCTCACTAACGCATGTGAGATTTTAAATGCTTAATTTTGAGCTAGAAATCAACTGGAACATAACACTAGAATTAAAGAAACAAAGCATGTGACCtatgtatatagtataaaagaaaaaaggtacTCTAAAATAACTCTGCAAAAAAATTCACAACGACTGAGACTTAATGCTTGAGCTACCTGCCTGCGACCGGAATACATGTTGGCTGTTGGGGTGTGATAAGATGTCAAGGAGAATGGGGAAACCTCCTCAGAAGATCCTATACCCTGCAACATCATAATAGAAATTCTTAGTTGGAACAGATACACAAAAATACACATACAATTAATCAAAGTAAGAACATTAGGATAATTATCTCTCTAACTGCAGAGAAATTTAACAGAGATTGATTGGACCTTAAAATGTGGAGATTGCGCCATTTTATATATTGCTGATCTCCCTCGAGGTCTCGGAGTCACATAGCCACTCTCGGGTAGTCTAGAAAACTGGACTGTAGAGCTTGAAGCGAACAACAGTCCAGATGGTTTCGTTGCATGAACTGCACTACTTGGCATTCCCTTGTCCTTCAGATGGACTCGGCTCTGCAATCTTAGTGCCGAATGGAATACATTTGAAGACCTAGAACTCATATATGCTTTTGCAAGCTCTGCAGGTGAAGCAATTTCATCCTCAGGAATCTGaaatttttgacataaaaatgagaaatgagagtgaaTACAAAGCATATAAGCAAAATTATATCAGCAACTATATGTAGAAACATTTTTATGATTTTCACACCATGGTGCACTGATTTTGAATAATACTGATTCTGATTTACACAAAGAA encodes:
- the LOC109712349 gene encoding nuclear pore complex protein NUP1-like isoform X3; its protein translation is MAAPAYEGRIGGKIRRRQPRAAAATPYDRPPVATRDTRVVPDGAGAGAGSGWLSKLVDPASRLIAGGASRIFSSVFRKRLPPPTNHPEGKLESRELPEVTCINPSTEILDAGTVSTKSPLDKGVFEHTDPTKCPDDKGISELERLLKQKTFTKAEFDQLKELLLSRTVEPNLSKPAINNEKNCEIDVPAREKGVGTSRTDENLPNAAGHVTIPEDEIASPAELAKAYMSSRSSNVFHSALRLQSRVHLKDKGMPSSAVHATKPSGLLFASSSTVQFSRLPESGYVTPRPRGRSAIYKMAQSPHFKGIGSSEEVSPFSLTSYHTPTANMYSGRRESRPSHHGNLLISTSTSDEDVIQCSASLPKPFGLDNLNYSTMKGKNKEYEDEVYNDSVTPIAPQSTKMAMKILNQLDKLMPSPKDKQSETECITRDKSPFKVGQASNWEVTTNSSPVTRNALSQKQVIEEDLAKPSTSGVKLPYGSNSIKEIVKSVSTTTSGKSAFDVFSDSVPVPLREKQGFRMIAPEDFVELDKAENRERDGDRPLISSLESGPSSSFNVSSNTDKMAAIPPFSNNSTGFTFSFGPANSTPPPQLGTVPLPDTSPTKKEQTRAHAPTFTFGCKESHTPMLSTATALVKDIVSGAEPTNDPSKSSNTAVSSGISTIDHSKSSENAISSGVLTSNNPPVFAFGASATPNLSNGSLHSSSNLTVSLFPVGSPNPEPPKLVFSASTMTSTTPTSLSASLAAPLFSANPSFHFGSSTSMASQTATSPLAFAVDAGSTLGASAPSNSGSTVLSSLENGSSSTAPSIISSAPAVSTLFTSTSSSQSAIAPSFTFSSTENSIFGYSAPAQSTGSSSFANNSSQTAFALMTQPAQSGSGVLQLPQISASQFSAPLGSASTASGLLNSGFSFSSSLAPASSSSGTNSSSAPNMSTNLFSSISMPSAPAIFNTNSSSIAPSATGFTFTPSTASSSSPFSSNSSLPTVFPFTSASSTIPLLPSSSGSPASDQMNVEDRMADDSPKQDAVSVFGQPGVSPAPLAFDTPTTSSVGLPVFQFSSQQSSVAQNPLPFQDAGGLGVSPGGSSFSLGTGGGDKSGRRIIKVRRDKLRKR